The genomic DNA ATTCCACGGTTTTACCGCCTCCAGCGGACCCATAAACATTTCATACAGGCGCAGCGTATCAGCGCCGTATTCGTTCACAATTTCGTCAGGGTTAATGACGTTGCCGCGCGATTTGCTCATTTTCTCCATATTTTCCCCAAGGATCATGCCTTGGTTGACCAATTTGTAAAACGGCTCTTTGGTCGAGACAACACCGATATCATACAGCACTTTGTGCCAGAACCGCGCATACAAAAGGTGCAGCACGGCATGCTCCGCGCCGCCGATATACAAGTCGACGGGCAGCCATTTGCGCTCCAGTTCCGGCGCGCAAATTTCCTTGTCGTTATGCGGGTCGATAAAGCGCAAATAGTACCAGCAGCTGCCGGCCCACTGCGGCATCGTGTTCGTTTCCCGGCGCGCGCGCTTGCCCGTTTCCGGATCAACCGTATTGACCCATTCGGTGATGTTCGCCAACGGGCTTTCTCCGGTTCCGGTCGGCGCGATATGATCGACATCCGGCAACAGAAGCGGCAATTCGTTCTCGGGAACCGGCTTCATGGTGCCGTCTTCCAAATGCAGTATCGGAATCGGTTCGCCCCAATAACGCTGGCGGCTAAACAGCCAATCGCGCAAACGATAGGTGACTTTCTTCCGCCCATACCCGTTTGCTTCCAGCCATTCGTTCATTTTGGCGATTGCATCCGCTTTGTTCAGGCCGTTCAGAAAATCGGAATTGACATGCGGCCCGTCGTCTTCAAAAGCGGCTTTTTCAAGATTGCCGCCTTCAAGCACTTCAATAATCGGCAAACCGAATTTTTTCGCAAATTCCCAGTCGCGTTGGTCGTGTCCCGGAACAGCCATGATGGCGCCGGTTCCGTAGCCGCCCAGCACATAATCGGCAATCCAGATCGGGATTTCTTTGCCGTTGACCGGATTAACCGCAAAAGCGCCGGTAAAGACGCCGGTTTTTTCCTTGGCAAGATCGGTTCGCTCCAGATCGCTTTTGCGCGCCGCCTGTTCCTGGTACGCCTTCACCGCCTCCGCTTGTTCGGGAGTGGTGATGCGGGCGACCAGTTCGTGCTCCGGCGCCAGCACGCAGTATGATGCGCCGAATAACGTGTCCGGACGGGTCGTGAAGACGACCAGTTGCGCATCCTGATGACCGGCAATGGCAAAACGGACTTCCGCCCCAACCGATTTGCCGATCCAGTTGCGCTGCATATCTTTGATGCTCTCCGGCCAGTCCAGTTCTTCCAAATCGGCCAGCAGGCGTTCCGCATATTCGGTAATTTTCAACACCCATTGCCGCATCGGTTTGCGGATAACCGGATGTCCGCCGCGCTCGCTTTTGCCGTCGATCACTTCTTCGTTGGCCAACACGGTGCCAAGCGCCGGGCACCAATTGACGGGAATTTCCGCCATGTAGGCCAGGCCCTTTTTATACAGTTGAA from Bacilli bacterium includes the following:
- the leuS gene encoding leucine--tRNA ligase, with product MNAENNDQGYQPQKIEPKWQAYWEKNRTFKVLDDDKKPKFYALDMFPYPSGAGLHVGHPEGYTATDIVSRYKRMKGFNVLHPMGWDAFGLPAEQHALDTGKHPRDITFKNIDNFRRQIKSLGFSYDWDREFSTTDADYYKWTQWIFIQLYKKGLAYMAEIPVNWCPALGTVLANEEVIDGKSERGGHPVIRKPMRQWVLKITEYAERLLADLEELDWPESIKDMQRNWIGKSVGAEVRFAIAGHQDAQLVVFTTRPDTLFGASYCVLAPEHELVARITTPEQAEAVKAYQEQAARKSDLERTDLAKEKTGVFTGAFAVNPVNGKEIPIWIADYVLGGYGTGAIMAVPGHDQRDWEFAKKFGLPIIEVLEGGNLEKAAFEDDGPHVNSDFLNGLNKADAIAKMNEWLEANGYGRKKVTYRLRDWLFSRQRYWGEPIPILHLEDGTMKPVPENELPLLLPDVDHIAPTGTGESPLANITEWVNTVDPETGKRARRETNTMPQWAGSCWYYLRFIDPHNDKEICAPELERKWLPVDLYIGGAEHAVLHLLYARFWHKVLYDIGVVSTKEPFYKLVNQGMILGENMEKMSKSRGNVINPDEIVNEYGADTLRLYEMFMGPLEAVKPWNTNGVDGAYRYLNRVWRLIIGDDGQLNPKIVDGEGSLEFRKIWHRTIKKVGEDYENLRFNTAISQLMIFVNEAYKLDAIPKQALEHFVQMLSPIAPHISEELWSRLGHAQSITYEPWPAYDPALTVDQEIEIVIQVNGKIADRAVIPADMPEKEMEKLALEREKVQLAINGKTIRKVIAVKGKIVNIVVG